The nucleotide window CCGCCCCTCGCACCGCCACAGGCCTTTCCAGCCCCCGGAGACATCGAGCCGCCCATGCCCGAGATGGTCAAAGCCGAGCGCATCCCCCTGCGTGAGGTGCGCATCGAAAAAGTCCACGCTCACATCACCAACAAAGAAGTCGCCGCACAATTCGACGCCGACATCAGCGACCTAGAGATCGCCTTGACCGACATCGACGTCGATCCAGCCAATCCAGCCCGTCACAACACCCTCAACATCGATCTAGGTGGTCACGCCATCGTGCGCGGCGTGGCCGAAGTCAGTGGCCGCATGCAGGAAGTGACCTTTGCAGACATCCGGCTCATCGGACAGGGCGTCATGCATCCCATGGACCCCCAGGCAGGCGTATGGCGGCCCGCGACCAAGCTCACACTCACTCTCGAGCGCGGATCGCTCCTCGGCGGCCACATGACCGTCGGAGATGCCGCCGGGCAGCAGCTCGACCAGCTCCTCAAACACGGCATCGACATCCGTGACGTGCGACTCGGTGGCCCACTCGCAGAAGACGCCGTCGCCGTCATCGAGCATCAAAATGACGTCCTCACTTTCCGCCAGCCCATGCACGTCGTGCTGCCAGATTTCCAATTCACCGTCAAACAAGACGCCTGGATCGACCCCGTACATGACCAGCAAGGCGTGCCAGTGAGAATCACCTTCGGCCCCGTATTGCGTGAAAACATCCTCCGTGGCATCGCACAGACCGGATTGGGAGAAACCATCGGTCGCATGGTCATCGGCATGATCTCCGATGATCGCGGCAATCCCTACCTCGACCTGCAAATCACCGGCTCACTCTCCAAACCGAAAGTCACCCACAGCCTGATGGGCAAGCTCGAAAAAGTCGGCAAAGCCACCGGCCTCAAAGACCTCATCAGCAACCCCGCAAAAGCCAAAGGCCTCCTCGAAGGCCTCAAAGGCCTCCGCGGGCTGTTTAAATAGCGCCAGAACTTTTTTGTTCCTGAATCCTCGTCACACTGCCATCTCATGCTCCCCGAATTCATCCGCGACGACACGTATTTCATGCGTGAGGCTCTGCGGCAGGCCCAAAAGGCTGCTAAACAGAATGAGGTGCCCATCGGCGCGGTGATCGTGCATGAGGGGAGCATCATCGCACGGGCCTGGAATCAGGTGGAGACGCTGAAGGATGCGACGGCGCACTCGGAGATGCTGGCGCTGACGCAGGCGCAGAGCGCGGTGGGGGGATTGGCGGCTGGAGAATTGCGATCTGTATGTGACGAAGGAACCCTGCCCGATGTGCGCGGGCGCGATCGTGCACTGCCGTGTGCGGAGGGTCATTTTTGGCTGCGGTGATCCGAAGGGCGGCGGCGCGGGCGGTTTCTGGAATCTGGTGCAGGCTCCGAATCTGAATCACCGCTGCGAAATCACTCCTGGAGTGCTCCAGGATGATTGTGTGGCCATTTTGAAGGATTTTTTCGCCGAGGCACGTCGTCGCCGCGCGGAGGGGCGTGAGCATGCGAAGGGCATTCATCGACTGGATGAAGCAGAATGCCATCGACCTGTGTGTCGCAGGGGAGGAGGCCTGGCTGGTCAAAGAACGCGGCTTGGCGAATCTGTGTGCCGAGGCCGGTATCCCATGCTGGGGCCCGGTGAAGGAGGCGGCGCAGTTGGAGGCATCGAAGGGCTTTGCGAAGAAATTTTTGAAGCGTCATGGCATCCCGACGGCGGATTTCACCATCTGCACGGATGCCGCGCAGGCGAAGGCGGCACTGACGGAGGTGCCCATCGTGCTGAAGTTCGATGGATTGGCCGCAGGCAAAGGCGTGGCCGTTTGTACCAGCCAGGCGGAGGCGGAGCAATTCATCGACGAGGTGATGGAGAAGCGCTGCTTTGGCGCTGGTGACTTGTTGGTCGAAAAATGCCTCACCGGGCCAGAAATCTCCATTTTCGCGAGTGTGTGTGATGATCAGTATCAGATCCTCATGCCAGCACGGGACTACAAGCGAATCCGCGATGGCGATGAAGGGCCGAATACGGGCGGCATGGGTGCGGTGGCATCCATGCAGCTAGCGGATGCAGAGACGATGCGCCGCATCGAGGCAGAGATCGTGCAGCCCACGGTGCGCGGTCTGCTGGCTGATGGGCTCAAATATCGCGGCTTTTTGTATTTTGGCCTGATGCTGACTCCGAGCGGCCCGCAGGTGATCGAGTACAATTGCCGTTTCGGTGATCCAGAGGCGGAGGCGGTGCTGCCGATGCTGCGCGGTGATTTTTCCCAGTATGTGTTTGAGGCGGCGAAGGGCTCTCTGCGGCCAGAGTTGATCCAGTTCGCGGCGGGATGGAGCATCTGCCTGATCAGTGCGAGTGCGGGTTATCCGGCCTCTTCTCGGAATGGAGATGTGATCAGCGGCTTGGAGGCGGTAAGCGCGGATGCACGCGTCTATCACTGCGGCACCCGCCGCAATAGTGCAGGTCAATTTGAGACGAATGGAGGCCGCGTGCTCGCCATCGTGGCCCAGGGCACCACTCGGCATGAAGCACGCGATAAAGCGTATGCAGAGAGTGCTAAAGTGAGCTTCGGCGGCATGCAGCGCCGCTCAGACATCGGCACGCGGAATTTCGAGTGAGTTCTGTCTCTTTCTGCCTGCCCAGGTCTCCCGAATAACCTGAATTTTTATCCACAGATTTCACAGATGACGCAGATGGGCTTCCATCTGTGAAATCTGCGCAATCTGTGGATACACTCAAAAGTTGCTCTCCTTCCCACAATCAAGCCGCTTTGGGTTTCGGTGCTCTGTGGCAACATCCTCGGTGCTCGTGGCGTTTCGCACTCTGCACACCATGAAATCCATCTTCAGCCTCATTTTACTCACGCCGGGCCTGCTTTATGCGGAGCTGAGCGTGCCGCATTTCTTCAGTGATCACATGATTCTCCAGCGGGAGCGTGCTGCGGCGATCTGGGGGCATGCGGATGCCGGGGCGGAGGTGAGCGTGGCCTTCAAGGGCAAGTCTGCGAGCTCCAAGGCGGGTGCGGATGGCAAATGGCGTGCCCAGATCGAAACCGGTGCCGCAGATGCCACTGGCGCAGTGCTGACCATCTCGGCTGGCAAAGACAAAATCGAGATCAAGGATGTGCTCGTGGGCGAGGTGTGGTTCGCCTCCGGCCAGTCGAACATGTTTTACACGATGGGTCGGTCCCCAGAGTATGCCGGACTCATCGCCGAGTCGAATCACCCTGCCCTGCGCATGTTCAATGCGCCGCTGGTGACGGCGGAGCAGAATCAGGACGACATCGAAGGCAACTGGCAGGCATCCACACCAGGGACGGTGGCGGATTTTTCCGCCGTCGCGTTCTTCTTTGCGCGGAAGCTGCATCTGGAGCTGGGCATCCCTATCGGCGTGATCAAATCCGCCTGGGGTGGCAAGCCCGTGGAGACCTTTACCAGCCGCGAGGCGCTCAATACGCTGCCAGGCACCAAAGCACTCGTCGATGCGATGCTGAAGGACGAGGCCAGCTACGAGCAAGCCAAAGCGCAAGCTGCTTATGAAACCAAGCTGGAGCAATGGAAGGCCACAATGGCTGCCGCGAAGGGCAAATCGCCCGAGGAGCGCAAGCGCCTGCCCAAGAAGCCCGATGCGCCAAAGCGTCCACTGCTCACCGAGGGCCGGCCCGGCGTGCTCTATGCGGCGATGATCCACCCCTTCGTGGGCTACACCATGCGCGGAGCGATCTGGTATCAGGGCGAAGGCAATGCCAAGGCCGGAGCGGTGCCCTATGACCAGACGCTGCCGCTCATGATCCGTGACTGGCGCCAGCGCTGGGCGGATGAGTTCAGTTTCTATTATGTGCAGCTCGCCAGTTACCGCGCACCTTCCACCGCACCTGGCACGCCTGATCCATGGGCCCTTTGCCAGGATCGCATGCGCCGCGTGCTCGCTACCACGCCCAAGACTGGCATGGCCATCATCAACGATGTCGGTGAGGCCGGTGACATCCATCCGAAGAACAAAAAAGATCCCGGCGAGCGGCTCGCCCGCTGGGCATTGGCCAAAGATTACGGCAAGCAGCTCATCTACTCCGGTCCGCTCCTCCAAACCAGCACGGTCAAAGACAGCGCGATCCGCGTGACCTTCGATCATTGCGGCACGGGCCTGAAATCACGCGATGGCGCTGCGCTGAAGCGCTTTGAAATCGCGGGCGCGGACAAAGTCTGGAAATGGGCAGACGCCAAAATCGACGGCACCGACAGCGTCCTCGTCAGCAGCGCTGAGGTGAAGGCACCTGTG belongs to Verrucomicrobiaceae bacterium and includes:
- the purD gene encoding phosphoribosylamine--glycine ligase; protein product: MRRAFIDWMKQNAIDLCVAGEEAWLVKERGLANLCAEAGIPCWGPVKEAAQLEASKGFAKKFLKRHGIPTADFTICTDAAQAKAALTEVPIVLKFDGLAAGKGVAVCTSQAEAEQFIDEVMEKRCFGAGDLLVEKCLTGPEISIFASVCDDQYQILMPARDYKRIRDGDEGPNTGGMGAVASMQLADAETMRRIEAEIVQPTVRGLLADGLKYRGFLYFGLMLTPSGPQVIEYNCRFGDPEAEAVLPMLRGDFSQYVFEAAKGSLRPELIQFAAGWSICLISASAGYPASSRNGDVISGLEAVSADARVYHCGTRRNSAGQFETNGGRVLAIVAQGTTRHEARDKAYAESAKVSFGGMQRRSDIGTRNFE
- a CDS encoding sialate O-acetylesterase — protein: MKSIFSLILLTPGLLYAELSVPHFFSDHMILQRERAAAIWGHADAGAEVSVAFKGKSASSKAGADGKWRAQIETGAADATGAVLTISAGKDKIEIKDVLVGEVWFASGQSNMFYTMGRSPEYAGLIAESNHPALRMFNAPLVTAEQNQDDIEGNWQASTPGTVADFSAVAFFFARKLHLELGIPIGVIKSAWGGKPVETFTSREALNTLPGTKALVDAMLKDEASYEQAKAQAAYETKLEQWKATMAAAKGKSPEERKRLPKKPDAPKRPLLTEGRPGVLYAAMIHPFVGYTMRGAIWYQGEGNAKAGAVPYDQTLPLMIRDWRQRWADEFSFYYVQLASYRAPSTAPGTPDPWALCQDRMRRVLATTPKTGMAIINDVGEAGDIHPKNKKDPGERLARWALAKDYGKQLIYSGPLLQTSTVKDSAIRVTFDHCGTGLKSRDGAALKRFEIAGADKVWKWADAKIDGTDSVLVSSAEVKAPVAVRYAWASNPEGSNLINSESLPTSVFRTDDWNDVEVPADTAAEDRRALGVEIRAIAAERAKHDRKSPEYQALSQKFQELMTKFKAGAPKK